A single region of the candidate division KSB1 bacterium genome encodes:
- a CDS encoding carbon-nitrogen hydrolase family protein: MPKSLRLALVQMAVTENLAANQQKGLDWVKQAAQAGAQMICFSELGLLPFFPQYRAEKKFFQWAEAIDGPTVKKFSESAVSENIHILLNIFERAGAGEYYDSTVLLKATGGPALGPVRMTHIAEEPGFNEKFYYWPGNTPPQVFDLDSVKIGVAICYDRHFPEYTRQLVLQGAEIIFTPFAGLVNDPIKMYEIEMQGLAFQNQVFVAAVNRVGKEPAAEFTGGSFVVDPSGEVIARAPHGEEKLLLVDCDLSRIEEMRQVRPFLRDRRPEVYERW; encoded by the coding sequence ATGCCTAAATCTCTCCGCCTCGCCCTCGTGCAGATGGCCGTCACGGAAAATCTTGCGGCCAATCAACAGAAAGGCCTCGATTGGGTAAAACAGGCCGCGCAAGCGGGCGCGCAAATGATCTGCTTCAGCGAACTGGGCTTGCTGCCTTTCTTTCCGCAATATCGCGCCGAGAAAAAATTCTTCCAATGGGCGGAAGCCATTGACGGGCCAACGGTGAAAAAATTTTCTGAGTCTGCTGTCTCTGAAAACATTCACATCTTGCTGAACATCTTCGAGCGCGCCGGTGCGGGAGAATATTACGATTCAACGGTTTTATTGAAAGCCACCGGCGGTCCGGCGCTCGGCCCGGTGCGGATGACGCACATCGCTGAGGAGCCCGGCTTCAACGAGAAATTTTATTACTGGCCCGGCAACACGCCGCCGCAGGTTTTTGATCTCGACAGCGTCAAGATCGGCGTGGCGATTTGTTACGACCGGCACTTTCCGGAATACACGCGGCAACTGGTTTTACAGGGCGCGGAGATTATTTTCACGCCGTTTGCCGGACTCGTCAACGATCCGATCAAAATGTACGAGATCGAGATGCAAGGCTTGGCGTTTCAAAATCAGGTGTTCGTCGCCGCCGTCAATCGCGTCGGCAAAGAGCCGGCGGCGGAATTTACCGGCGGCAGTTTCGTCGTCGATCCCTCCGGCGAGGTGATTGCTCGCGCGCCGCACGGCGAAGAAAAATTATTGCTGGTCGATTGCGATTTATCGCGCATCGAGGAGATGCGGCAGGTGCGGCCGTTTTTAAGAGATCGGCGGCCGGAGGTTTATGAACGTTGGTAG
- a CDS encoding 3-hydroxybutyryl-CoA dehydrogenase, translated as MKTVGVVGCGLMGSGIVQVCAQSGYQTVVREVNDELLKKGLGKIDGFLAKSVEKGKMAAEQKAATMANISGTTKLADLKDCDLIIEAVVENIDLKKEIFAELDAACPPSTIFASNTSSLTITEMAAVTKRGDRFVGLHFFNPVPLMKLVEVVRTIATSQETFDAAFAFAKSLGKEPITCRDNSGFVVNLLLVPYLLDAIRAVENKVASIEDIDKGMTLGCGHPMGPLTLLDFVGIDTTYFIAEIMFKEYRDAKYAPPPLLRKMVLAGYHGKKSGKGFYDYSGEKPKVMDLGI; from the coding sequence ATTAAAACCGTTGGCGTTGTTGGTTGCGGATTGATGGGTTCGGGCATTGTGCAGGTTTGCGCGCAATCCGGCTATCAAACCGTTGTGCGCGAAGTCAATGACGAGTTGCTCAAAAAAGGCTTGGGCAAAATCGACGGCTTTCTCGCCAAAAGCGTGGAGAAGGGCAAGATGGCCGCCGAGCAAAAAGCCGCGACAATGGCGAACATTTCCGGCACCACCAAGCTGGCTGACTTGAAAGATTGCGATCTCATCATCGAAGCCGTGGTGGAAAATATCGATCTCAAGAAAGAAATTTTTGCCGAGCTTGACGCCGCTTGTCCACCCTCGACTATTTTTGCCAGCAACACCTCGTCATTGACCATCACCGAAATGGCGGCAGTCACCAAGCGCGGCGACCGTTTCGTCGGCCTGCACTTCTTCAATCCGGTGCCGCTCATGAAGCTGGTCGAAGTGGTGCGCACCATCGCCACCAGCCAGGAAACATTCGACGCCGCGTTTGCCTTTGCCAAATCGCTCGGCAAGGAACCAATCACCTGCAGAGACAATTCCGGCTTCGTCGTCAATCTCCTGCTCGTGCCGTATTTGCTGGATGCGATCCGCGCCGTCGAGAACAAAGTCGCTTCAATTGAAGACATCGACAAGGGCATGACGCTCGGCTGCGGCCATCCGATGGGGCCGCTGACGCTGCTGGATTTCGTCGGCATCGACACGACGTATTTCATCGCCGAGATCATGTTCAAGGAATATCGCGACGCCAAATACGCGCCGCCGCCGCTGCTGCGCAAAATGGTGCTGGCCGGCTATCACGGCAAGAAGAGCGGCAAGGGTTTTTACGATTACTCCGGCGAGAAGCCAAAGGTGATGGATTTGGGAATTTAA
- a CDS encoding acetyl-CoA C-acyltransferase, which yields MKIENVVFLSGMRTAFGAFGGALREISATDLGVHAAKAAIAKAGIKPDDINHVIFGNVLQTSTDAAYLARHVGLKAGVPVPVPAVTVNRLCGSGFEAIVQGARLLLMNEADFVLVGGTESMSQAPHIIRGARWGLRLNSGKLEDYLWEALLDTNCGLTMAQTAENLAEKYGVTRAATDEYAYMSQMRTKAAWESGKLAEEVTPIDLGKKGQFARDEHPRPDTTLDGLAKLTPYFKKDGAITAGNASGIVDGAAAMVMTTADLANKRGLKAIGRLINWGFSGVEPSLMGIGPAPASRNALQRAGMKLEQMDLVEVNEAFAPQYLAVEKELGLDRSRTNVNGGAIAIGHPLAASGTRLTLTILHELRRRKAKYGLATACIGGGQGAAVIVEAM from the coding sequence ATGAAAATCGAAAACGTTGTCTTTCTCAGCGGCATGCGCACCGCGTTCGGCGCGTTCGGCGGCGCGTTGCGCGAGATTTCCGCCACCGATCTCGGCGTGCATGCGGCGAAAGCGGCCATTGCCAAGGCCGGCATCAAGCCCGATGATATCAATCATGTGATTTTCGGCAATGTTTTGCAAACCTCGACTGACGCCGCTTATCTCGCCCGGCACGTGGGCTTGAAGGCCGGCGTGCCCGTGCCGGTGCCGGCGGTGACGGTGAATCGTTTGTGCGGGTCCGGCTTCGAAGCAATCGTGCAAGGCGCAAGATTGCTGTTGATGAATGAAGCGGACTTCGTGCTCGTCGGCGGCACGGAGAGCATGAGCCAGGCGCCGCACATCATTCGCGGCGCGCGCTGGGGCTTGCGCCTCAATTCCGGCAAATTGGAAGATTATCTGTGGGAAGCGCTGCTCGATACCAATTGCGGTCTCACGATGGCGCAGACCGCCGAAAATCTGGCGGAGAAATACGGCGTAACGCGTGCGGCCACTGATGAGTATGCTTATATGAGCCAGATGCGCACGAAAGCGGCGTGGGAAAGCGGCAAGCTTGCCGAAGAAGTGACGCCTATCGATCTCGGCAAAAAAGGCCAGTTCGCCCGCGACGAGCATCCGCGGCCGGACACGACACTCGACGGCCTCGCGAAGCTGACGCCCTATTTCAAAAAAGATGGCGCCATCACCGCCGGCAATGCGAGCGGCATTGTGGACGGCGCCGCGGCGATGGTCATGACTACCGCGGATTTGGCGAACAAACGCGGACTGAAAGCGATTGGCCGATTAATCAATTGGGGATTTTCGGGCGTGGAGCCGAGTCTTATGGGCATCGGCCCGGCGCCGGCCAGCCGCAACGCTTTGCAGCGCGCCGGCATGAAACTGGAACAAATGGATTTGGTTGAAGTGAATGAAGCGTTTGCGCCGCAATATCTCGCGGTCGAAAAAGAGTTGGGGCTCGACCGCAGCCGCACCAACGTCAACGGCGGCGCCATTGCCATCGGCCATCCGCTTGCCGCGAGCGGCACACGCTTGACGCTGACGATTTTGCACGAGCTGCGCCGGCGCAAAGCGAAATACGGCCTGGCAACGGCCTGCATCGGCGGCGGCCAGGGCGCGGCGGTGATTGTGGAGGCGATGTGA
- a CDS encoding Fe-S-containing protein: MLESLIITLREGIEAALIVGIVIVYLKKISRADLAKYVLAGVMTAIGLSAALAAMFQRIAINEEAYEGIVMLVAAVFVGSFMIWMHHHAQQLKSSIQTKVDRLLANTPSRAAAFGLFLFATIMVLREGVETVLFLSAISLTTSALWSFIGGILGLALATVFAVFFIKGSVRVDLPRFFRVTNIVLLIFIIQLLINAYHELSEAGILPTTPQAMATVGPIVRNNIFFVIAILGLPLFIFLTPDKGRVKLQAVEISNPAERRKLMANVQRQLRWQRLAGIFGMVILTFICLDFVYARGPAVLSPAEPVTPQDGVVALSISRFEDGALHRFSFTDAEKTLRFLVIKIDQNKFGVAFDACENCGDQGYYQEGAAIFCLNCVAEINPSTIGIGGGCNPIPLSHEVQNDTLHLRVDDLRAGMKYFKNH, translated from the coding sequence ATGTTGGAATCGCTTATTATCACGTTGCGCGAAGGCATCGAAGCCGCGTTGATTGTCGGCATCGTGATCGTTTATTTGAAGAAAATCAGCCGCGCTGATTTGGCAAAATATGTTTTGGCTGGCGTCATGACGGCTATCGGATTATCGGCGGCGCTGGCGGCGATGTTTCAACGTATCGCCATCAACGAGGAGGCATACGAAGGCATCGTCATGCTGGTCGCCGCTGTTTTCGTCGGCAGCTTTATGATTTGGATGCATCATCATGCGCAGCAATTGAAATCGAGCATTCAAACGAAAGTCGACCGGCTGCTCGCCAACACGCCGAGCCGTGCTGCGGCGTTTGGACTTTTTTTGTTCGCGACGATCATGGTCTTGCGTGAAGGCGTTGAGACCGTGCTTTTCCTCAGCGCCATCTCGTTGACGACGTCCGCGTTGTGGAGCTTCATCGGCGGCATTCTCGGACTCGCTCTGGCGACGGTATTTGCCGTATTTTTCATCAAAGGCAGCGTTCGCGTGGATTTGCCGCGCTTCTTTCGCGTCACCAATATCGTGTTGCTCATCTTCATCATCCAACTGTTGATCAACGCTTATCATGAGCTATCCGAAGCCGGAATTTTGCCCACGACTCCCCAGGCGATGGCGACGGTCGGGCCGATTGTGCGCAATAACATTTTCTTTGTGATTGCCATTCTCGGCTTGCCGCTATTTATTTTTTTAACGCCGGACAAGGGAAGGGTCAAATTGCAGGCTGTGGAAATCAGTAATCCTGCCGAGCGCCGAAAGTTGATGGCAAACGTGCAACGCCAACTGCGCTGGCAGCGTCTCGCCGGCATCTTCGGCATGGTGATTCTGACTTTCATTTGTCTGGATTTCGTTTATGCCCGCGGCCCGGCCGTGCTTTCGCCGGCGGAACCTGTGACGCCACAAGACGGCGTGGTGGCTCTGTCGATTTCAAGATTCGAGGACGGCGCGCTGCACCGTTTCAGTTTTACCGATGCGGAAAAAACGCTGCGTTTCCTCGTCATTAAAATCGATCAAAACAAATTTGGCGTCGCCTTTGACGCCTGCGAAAATTGCGGCGATCAAGGTTATTATCAGGAGGGCGCCGCGATTTTCTGTCTGAATTGTGTGGCCGAAATCAACCCCTCGACGATTGGCATTGGCGGCGGCTGCAATCCCATTCCGCTCAGTCATGAAGTGCAAAACGATACTCTGCACCTCCGCGTCGACGATTTACGCGCCGGAATGAAGTATTTTAAAAATCATTAA
- a CDS encoding FtsX-like permease family protein, which translates to MLFRILRESFLRRKRRKLIAVTAITLGAGIVTGLLSVAINIGDKINRELKRYGANLVLLPQEDTLPLEVAGFDYSFLLANGHLDEADLPKIKEIFWRHNIVGFAPELQARANLVMQDSRGESVTLIGAWFDKALPLKEQPDFRTGLRHVASYWKVHGSWARDDSQHDAMIGAEIARRLQVNLGDSLVIEINQQLETFLVRGIVTTGSAEEQQIFAPLSAVQQLLNQPGKIKKVLVSALTNPEDDFAQRPVEQMSREEYDRWYCTPYVSSIALQLCEAIPGSEARVVRQVAEGEGALLRKISLLMFLIALAIFCTSILGVASTMTTTVLERRKEVGIFRALGAESHQISSVFLGEALVMGVFGGALGAGLGYLIAQLISWQVFGERLAYNALLLPVAIAIALLIATLGSLLPLRKAFSFDPIVTLHSA; encoded by the coding sequence ATGTTGTTCCGTATCCTGCGCGAATCCTTTCTGCGCCGCAAAAGACGAAAACTCATCGCTGTCACCGCCATCACCCTCGGCGCCGGCATCGTCACCGGTTTGTTGAGCGTTGCCATCAACATCGGCGACAAAATCAACCGCGAGCTGAAACGCTACGGCGCCAATCTTGTTTTATTGCCGCAGGAAGATACCCTGCCATTGGAAGTTGCCGGCTTTGATTATTCATTTCTGCTTGCCAACGGCCATCTCGACGAAGCCGATTTGCCGAAAATCAAGGAAATTTTCTGGCGCCACAACATCGTTGGATTTGCGCCCGAGCTGCAAGCGCGGGCCAATTTGGTCATGCAAGACTCGAGAGGCGAAAGCGTTACTCTGATCGGGGCCTGGTTCGACAAGGCCCTGCCGCTGAAAGAGCAGCCAGATTTTCGTACCGGCTTGCGCCACGTGGCGAGTTATTGGAAAGTTCACGGGAGCTGGGCGCGTGATGATTCGCAGCACGACGCGATGATCGGAGCGGAAATCGCGCGGCGTTTGCAAGTGAATCTCGGTGATTCGCTGGTTATCGAAATCAATCAGCAACTTGAAACTTTTTTAGTGCGCGGCATTGTCACCACCGGCAGCGCCGAAGAGCAGCAAATTTTTGCGCCGCTGTCCGCTGTGCAGCAGCTTCTCAATCAACCGGGGAAAATCAAAAAAGTTTTGGTGAGCGCCTTGACCAATCCGGAAGACGATTTTGCGCAAAGACCAGTCGAGCAAATGAGCCGCGAAGAGTATGATCGCTGGTATTGCACGCCGTATGTCAGTTCAATCGCTTTGCAGCTCTGCGAAGCCATTCCAGGCTCGGAGGCGCGAGTGGTGCGGCAGGTCGCGGAAGGCGAGGGCGCGCTCTTGCGAAAAATTTCTCTGCTCATGTTTCTGATCGCCCTGGCGATTTTCTGCACCTCGATTTTAGGTGTTGCCAGCACGATGACGACGACCGTGTTGGAACGGCGCAAAGAAGTCGGCATCTTTCGCGCGCTCGGCGCGGAAAGCCATCAGATTTCCAGCGTCTTTCTCGGCGAAGCGCTGGTCATGGGCGTGTTCGGCGGCGCGCTCGGCGCCGGCCTGGGCTATCTCATCGCCCAGTTGATTTCCTGGCAGGTTTTTGGCGAAAGGCTCGCCTACAATGCGCTGCTCCTGCCGGTCGCCATCGCCATCGCCCTGCTGATTGCAACGCTCGGCAGCTTGTTGCCCTTGCGCAAAGCGTTTTCATTCGATCCGATTGTGACTTTACATAGCGCATAA
- a CDS encoding FtsX-like permease family protein, whose product MFARILFKSFRGRDSRQVVAFFAVVIAAAVASTLFTIRADAGAKINVELRAYGANLVLVPAEAENQRTLSVREVMAYPWPASSDTLHGLAPVLYGVVHLIADSAVSTPPAVVALGADFGAIRRVNSFWEIKPALNELRENEVLAGQAAARKLGLSIGQSIRLRAPSANASGNFRLAGIVSTGENEDDQIILSLQALQQLLDSPDRATLVMASLKGGPAVVEKIVADISQRLAGVKAKPVRKIAESEAHVLQILTLLMTIVTVFTVIVATLCLGATMTALIVERQQEVGVMKALGAESRHVARLVAAELILLGLSGGVAGYGVGLFFAEVISKNVFNTYAAIRLEILPAVLILALGISLVAAVFPLRRALQIEPTIALRGE is encoded by the coding sequence GTGTTTGCTCGAATTTTATTTAAATCTTTTCGCGGTCGCGACAGCCGGCAGGTTGTGGCTTTTTTCGCCGTGGTGATCGCCGCTGCGGTCGCTTCAACGTTGTTCACGATTCGCGCCGACGCCGGCGCCAAGATCAATGTTGAGCTGCGCGCCTATGGTGCCAATCTCGTGCTCGTGCCGGCAGAGGCGGAAAATCAGCGCACACTTTCGGTTCGCGAAGTCATGGCCTATCCATGGCCAGCCTCGAGCGACACGCTGCATGGCTTGGCGCCCGTGTTGTATGGCGTTGTGCATCTCATCGCCGATTCCGCCGTCTCGACGCCGCCGGCGGTCGTGGCGCTCGGTGCAGATTTCGGCGCGATACGCCGGGTCAATTCATTTTGGGAGATCAAACCGGCGCTCAACGAGTTGCGTGAAAATGAAGTTCTCGCCGGCCAGGCAGCGGCGCGCAAGCTGGGTTTATCAATCGGACAGTCCATTCGATTGCGTGCGCCGTCAGCGAATGCTTCGGGAAATTTTCGTCTTGCCGGTATCGTGAGCACAGGCGAAAATGAGGATGATCAAATTATTTTGAGTTTGCAAGCCTTGCAACAACTGTTGGATTCGCCGGACCGTGCCACGTTGGTGATGGCCAGCCTCAAGGGCGGCCCCGCTGTTGTTGAAAAAATAGTTGCCGATATTTCACAGCGACTCGCGGGCGTCAAGGCCAAACCGGTGAGAAAAATCGCCGAATCCGAAGCGCATGTTCTGCAAATTTTAACTTTGCTGATGACGATTGTCACTGTTTTCACCGTCATTGTGGCGACGCTATGCCTCGGCGCCACCATGACCGCCTTGATCGTCGAGCGCCAGCAGGAAGTCGGCGTCATGAAAGCCCTCGGCGCGGAGAGTCGTCACGTCGCCCGGCTCGTTGCTGCCGAATTGATCCTGCTCGGCTTGAGCGGCGGCGTGGCCGGTTATGGGGTGGGACTCTTCTTCGCGGAAGTGATCAGTAAAAATGTTTTCAATACCTACGCCGCGATTCGCCTGGAAATTTTGCCGGCGGTGTTGATTTTGGCGCTGGGAATTTCCCTCGTTGCTGCAGTTTTCCCGCTGCGCCGCGCCTTGCAAATCGAACCAACCATTGCGCTGCGAGGAGAATGA
- a CDS encoding ABC transporter ATP-binding protein yields the protein MRSVILEQVSKKYDNVYALNGISLNIEKNDWIAVMGPSGSGKSTLLHIIGGLDSPTTGKVVIEGEDISGLSSRQLAVFRREKVGFVFQQFYLVPYLTALENVMLAQYFHSMTDEQEAIAALKRVGLDNRLRHLPSELSGGEQQRVCIARALINHPKLILADEPTGNLDAENERIVLELLSALHRDGHTIIMVTHAPHLGEHAQKIVRLAHGRLVDVQLSAACQFCKI from the coding sequence ATGCGGAGTGTTATTCTCGAACAAGTTTCAAAAAAATATGATAACGTATACGCGCTTAACGGTATCTCATTAAATATAGAAAAAAATGACTGGATCGCCGTGATGGGCCCGTCCGGCTCCGGTAAATCGACGTTGCTCCATATTATCGGCGGCCTGGATTCCCCAACCACCGGCAAGGTCGTCATCGAAGGCGAGGATATTTCCGGCCTCTCGTCCAGGCAGCTCGCCGTTTTTCGCCGTGAGAAAGTGGGGTTTGTGTTTCAACAATTTTATCTCGTGCCCTATTTGACCGCGCTGGAGAACGTCATGCTCGCGCAATATTTTCACAGCATGACGGACGAGCAGGAAGCGATTGCCGCCTTAAAAAGGGTTGGATTGGATAATCGCCTGCGGCATCTCCCCTCAGAACTTTCCGGCGGCGAGCAGCAGCGCGTGTGCATCGCCCGCGCGCTGATCAATCATCCCAAGCTGATTTTAGCCGATGAGCCGACCGGCAATCTCGACGCGGAAAACGAGCGCATCGTTTTGGAATTGCTATCAGCATTGCATCGCGATGGTCATACGATCATCATGGTCACGCATGCGCCGCACCTCGGCGAGCACGCCCAGAAAATTGTCCGCCTCGCTCATGGCCGCCTCGTCGATGTTCAACTTTCCGCCGCCTGTCAATTTTGTAAAATATGA
- a CDS encoding FMN-binding protein translates to MRIRILLWLVLVSSPALAQVFSTQQQALERIFPKPQTIERRTVFLDEKQAADIQKLARARLESKIVVYYAGKKDSNVTGFAFFATDIVRTKEVTYMTVINPDSTIRLIEILAFYEPMDYFPAPRWLALFRGKWLNDNLWLKHDIHNITGATLTAQVVTRGARRMLAVFQVAVPNSSSVVK, encoded by the coding sequence ATGAGAATTCGAATTTTGCTTTGGCTCGTGCTGGTCTCATCGCCGGCGCTGGCGCAGGTTTTCAGCACGCAGCAACAGGCGCTTGAACGTATTTTCCCAAAACCGCAGACCATCGAACGCCGAACCGTGTTTCTTGACGAAAAACAAGCCGCCGACATCCAAAAACTGGCGCGCGCCAGGCTCGAATCAAAAATTGTTGTTTACTACGCCGGCAAAAAAGACAGCAACGTCACCGGTTTCGCTTTTTTTGCCACCGACATTGTGCGCACCAAAGAAGTCACCTACATGACAGTGATCAATCCCGACAGCACGATTCGCCTGATTGAGATTCTCGCGTTCTATGAGCCGATGGATTATTTTCCCGCTCCGCGCTGGCTGGCGCTTTTTCGTGGCAAATGGTTGAACGATAATTTATGGCTAAAGCACGATATTCACAACATCACCGGCGCGACACTCACGGCGCAAGTTGTTACTCGAGGCGCAAGAAGGATGCTGGCGGTTTTTCAGGTGGCTGTTCCGAACAGCAGCAGTGTGGTGAAATAA
- a CDS encoding phosphoribosylamine--glycine ligase, translated as MSTSPHVMLLGVGAFAHSVMRILKENGATVSCYLTRSYGHYGPSLEGEVYPASYFPSPVRFVRDKKVDLLIPMSIDWILQPWAEELLSLNVPVFSPFGEAMKLERERDFGRQLCERFGIAFPRAHVARNRLEAEAILKNDPRPYVIKNPLCSPTSPIHTIVCESAEDTLHWLERLDYAEGVFLQEYMGRAEAGHIAVVSDGEIYSLVTNQEYKRAFNGNMGIVAGAPLGGLAERDPEDKYGLARELLHPLLPWFRETNFHGPVQVTAAKRDGKWHVLEYNVRMGVTSTQMILRLLKNPLEVIFNTARRQKVALQFRDDLQFGASLTLAGYGYPYVSIQGPKLPVKLMAPPTCDIWWNEVAEDARGGLVMTGHRIADIVALAHSLDKAIALAYENIRKLKCLSSYYRTDIGMSLWPPGKD; from the coding sequence ATGTCCACCTCACCTCACGTCATGCTCCTCGGCGTCGGCGCGTTTGCCCACTCGGTGATGCGCATTCTCAAGGAAAACGGCGCGACCGTAAGCTGTTACTTGACCCGCAGCTACGGTCATTACGGCCCCTCGCTCGAGGGCGAAGTTTATCCCGCTTCGTATTTTCCCAGCCCGGTGCGCTTTGTGCGTGACAAAAAAGTCGATTTGCTCATTCCCATGTCCATCGATTGGATTTTGCAGCCGTGGGCCGAGGAATTGCTGTCGCTGAATGTGCCGGTGTTTTCGCCGTTTGGCGAGGCGATGAAATTGGAGCGCGAGCGCGATTTTGGCCGGCAGCTCTGCGAGCGATTCGGCATCGCCTTTCCGCGCGCGCATGTCGCCCGCAACCGTCTCGAGGCCGAAGCGATTTTGAAAAACGATCCGCGGCCGTACGTGATCAAAAATCCGCTGTGCTCGCCGACCAGCCCGATTCACACCATCGTCTGCGAAAGCGCCGAAGACACGCTGCACTGGCTGGAGCGCTTGGATTACGCCGAGGGCGTTTTTTTGCAGGAATACATGGGCCGCGCCGAGGCCGGACACATCGCCGTCGTCAGCGATGGCGAAATTTATTCTTTGGTGACGAATCAGGAATACAAACGCGCCTTCAACGGCAACATGGGCATCGTCGCCGGCGCGCCGCTCGGTGGGTTGGCCGAACGCGATCCCGAGGATAAATACGGCCTGGCGCGCGAGCTGCTTCATCCGCTGCTGCCGTGGTTTCGCGAAACCAATTTTCACGGTCCGGTGCAAGTCACCGCCGCCAAGCGCGACGGCAAATGGCACGTGCTCGAATACAACGTCCGCATGGGCGTCACCTCGACGCAGATGATCTTGCGCCTGCTCAAAAATCCGCTGGAGGTGATTTTCAACACCGCCCGCCGGCAAAAAGTCGCGCTGCAGTTTCGCGATGACTTGCAATTCGGCGCCTCGTTGACGTTGGCAGGTTACGGTTATCCCTACGTAAGCATTCAAGGCCCGAAACTGCCGGTGAAGCTGATGGCGCCGCCGACGTGCGATATTTGGTGGAACGAAGTCGCGGAAGACGCGCGGGGCGGCTTGGTTATGACCGGCCATCGCATCGCCGACATCGTGGCGCTCGCCCATTCGCTCGACAAAGCG